A stretch of Longibacter salinarum DNA encodes these proteins:
- a CDS encoding CBS domain-containing protein, with the protein MGEQDVKRKTDDAVLREFTQHLLRDVRALEMMLREDMFETGTRRLGAEQELFMVDDRYDPAPIIDEVLELNTDERIVTELTRFNIEFNMDPLVYGGDCFREMEAATTELVAEVRNLVNAVGGEPVMTGILPTAHLSDFAMDYMTPRPRYYALNEALGRLRGGPGQYQIRGIDELFLKHDSIMLEGCNTSFQTHFQVTPEEFPRFYNIAQVVAAPVLAAATNSPILFGKRLWKETRIALFQQAVDTRSSNLYLREMSPRVHFGTKWVEESVTEIFKEDIARFRVLLTTELDEHPVDVLREGGVPKLQALQLHNGTVYRWNRACYGITDGKPHLRIENRVLPSGPTVVDEVANAAFWFGLVSAMAEMYDDVSTEMDFDDAHHNFTAAARHGLSSQFDWIDGRTLPAHELILETLIPQARKGLEISDIDPSDIDRYLGVIEDRVAARQTGADWQLESIQKMKGMGTRSERLTALTGAMVENQKTGEPVHTWDLATLDQSYVPNGMSKSRVEDYMSTDLYTVHENESIEFVACLMDWQRIRHVLIEDEQHRLVGLVSHRTLLRHLADRDGAPDGGVPVQEIMIQEPVSVEPDLPTVEAVKLMREHKIGALPVVREDQLVGIITESDFIEIAGNLLDNTLRFDSPDPASFDHSGESASEEAETDEDESDEPTDDSSDA; encoded by the coding sequence ATGGGCGAGCAAGACGTGAAGCGAAAAACCGACGACGCAGTGTTGCGGGAGTTTACCCAGCACCTGCTGCGGGACGTCCGGGCGCTCGAAATGATGCTGCGCGAGGACATGTTCGAAACCGGTACGCGCCGGTTGGGAGCGGAGCAAGAGCTTTTCATGGTCGACGATCGGTACGATCCCGCTCCAATCATTGATGAGGTGCTGGAGCTGAATACGGACGAACGGATCGTCACGGAGCTCACGCGCTTCAACATCGAGTTCAACATGGATCCGCTCGTCTACGGCGGGGATTGCTTCCGGGAGATGGAGGCGGCCACGACCGAGCTGGTTGCGGAGGTGCGCAACCTCGTCAACGCGGTTGGCGGCGAGCCGGTTATGACGGGCATCCTCCCGACGGCGCATCTGTCGGACTTCGCGATGGATTACATGACGCCCCGACCTCGGTACTATGCGCTGAACGAAGCGCTGGGGCGTTTGCGCGGGGGACCTGGACAGTACCAGATCCGCGGCATCGACGAGCTCTTCCTGAAGCATGACTCGATCATGCTCGAGGGCTGCAACACAAGTTTCCAGACACATTTCCAGGTCACGCCCGAAGAGTTTCCGCGCTTCTATAATATCGCGCAGGTAGTCGCCGCGCCCGTGCTCGCAGCAGCAACGAACTCCCCGATTCTGTTCGGGAAGCGGTTGTGGAAGGAGACCCGAATCGCTCTGTTTCAGCAGGCAGTCGATACACGCTCGAGTAATTTGTACCTGCGGGAAATGAGCCCGCGAGTGCACTTTGGGACGAAGTGGGTCGAGGAGTCGGTCACGGAGATTTTCAAGGAGGACATCGCTCGCTTCCGTGTTCTCCTGACCACCGAACTTGACGAGCACCCGGTCGATGTGCTTCGAGAAGGTGGCGTTCCGAAACTGCAGGCGTTGCAGTTGCACAATGGGACGGTCTACCGCTGGAATCGAGCCTGCTACGGCATTACCGATGGCAAGCCGCACCTCCGCATCGAGAACCGCGTGCTGCCGTCCGGGCCCACCGTGGTCGATGAAGTGGCGAACGCGGCGTTCTGGTTCGGTCTTGTCAGCGCGATGGCCGAGATGTACGATGACGTATCGACGGAGATGGACTTCGACGACGCGCACCACAACTTCACGGCGGCCGCGCGGCACGGACTGTCGTCGCAGTTTGACTGGATCGATGGACGCACCTTGCCCGCACACGAGCTCATTCTGGAAACGCTGATCCCTCAGGCGCGGAAAGGGCTCGAGATATCCGATATCGACCCCTCGGATATTGACCGGTACCTGGGGGTCATTGAGGACCGCGTTGCAGCGCGTCAGACCGGTGCCGACTGGCAACTCGAATCGATTCAGAAAATGAAAGGCATGGGCACGCGGTCCGAGCGTCTGACGGCGCTGACCGGGGCCATGGTGGAGAATCAAAAGACGGGCGAGCCGGTGCATACCTGGGATTTGGCTACGCTCGACCAGTCGTACGTCCCGAACGGGATGTCGAAGTCCCGCGTGGAGGATTACATGAGCACGGATCTGTACACCGTGCATGAAAATGAGTCGATTGAGTTCGTCGCCTGCCTGATGGATTGGCAGCGGATCCGGCACGTCCTGATTGAGGACGAGCAGCATCGCCTGGTTGGCCTTGTCAGCCATCGCACGCTGCTCAGACACCTCGCCGACCGGGACGGCGCGCCGGATGGCGGTGTCCCCGTTCAAGAGATCATGATTCAGGAGCCTGTTTCCGTCGAGCCCGATCTGCCGACCGTGGAGGCGGTGAAGCTGATGCGTGAACACAAGATCGGTGCGCTTCCAGTCGTCCGAGAGGACCAGCTGGTTGGAATTATCACGGAAAGTGACTTCATCGAGATCGCCGGAAACCTTCTCGACAACACGCTTCGCTTCGATTCGCCCGACCCTGCCTCGTTCGATCACTCGGGTGAGTCGGCGTCCGAAGAAGCGGAAACCGACGAAGATGAGTCAGACGAACCGACCGACGACTCATCGGACGCGTAA
- a CDS encoding tetratricopeptide repeat protein: MVVVSLLVGLVVLGVTDPSSARAQGIHRSSSELEDSQTTHARKLFVRGMTRAFLEDYEAAIAYYEQALGLTPDQAPILSALAEAKAAIDDATSALYYAERARDEAPENAAYHRQLAELQQQAGAFESAIRTYERMLKRHPENVDARMNLAQAQIEADQPDAAIKTYETVLEGDTDDPRVHLELLQLYRQVGDTGGIESSLRALMRHRPADQLYPHLLGRFYMEAGRTQEAIQLYENLLRRRPGSINVVMRLASLYRDAGRPAEAESLLQDIVNDADASPDQFVARARSLTDDSEFRIPEDDPELRATAERLLQRALQLDPEHEDALAMLGDLKYETGEYKRAAELLERALQKNPRSPDRWTRAAAALLHAGQARQAADVADEGLLLFPGRASLLRISAYAAMQVGQNSVAASRFQQAIDALDPDQSEIRSQLNGALGLIYTRMKQFSKSDAAYARALDANPEYADAANNYAYSLADRGVHLDRALRLAKRAVRIDSTNASYIDTLGWIYYKKGDLEKAQSTLQEALRTGAASASVYEHFGDVSQALGDAKAAREYWKQALQRAPDRDRVQEKLNALQDD, from the coding sequence ATGGTCGTCGTTTCCCTGCTCGTGGGGTTGGTCGTTCTGGGAGTCACCGACCCGTCGAGCGCCCGTGCACAGGGCATTCATCGGTCATCCTCGGAACTCGAGGATAGCCAGACCACTCATGCGCGGAAACTCTTCGTCCGTGGCATGACGCGCGCCTTTCTCGAAGATTACGAGGCGGCCATCGCGTATTACGAACAGGCGCTGGGTCTCACACCTGACCAGGCACCGATTTTGTCGGCTCTGGCCGAAGCGAAAGCCGCTATCGACGATGCCACGTCTGCCTTATATTACGCGGAGCGCGCCCGCGATGAGGCACCGGAAAATGCAGCCTACCACCGGCAGCTTGCTGAGCTTCAGCAACAGGCGGGTGCATTTGAGTCCGCGATCCGAACCTATGAGCGGATGCTGAAGCGTCACCCCGAGAATGTCGACGCACGCATGAACCTGGCTCAGGCACAGATCGAGGCGGATCAACCAGATGCTGCAATCAAAACCTATGAGACCGTCCTCGAAGGCGACACGGACGACCCACGCGTGCACCTCGAACTTCTTCAGCTCTACCGCCAGGTCGGCGATACCGGCGGCATCGAGTCGTCCCTCCGCGCCCTGATGCGCCACCGCCCGGCCGACCAGCTATACCCCCACTTGCTCGGCCGCTTTTACATGGAAGCCGGCCGGACGCAAGAGGCCATTCAGCTGTACGAGAACCTTCTCCGCCGTCGCCCCGGCAGTATCAACGTCGTGATGCGGCTGGCGTCTCTGTATCGCGATGCCGGACGCCCGGCAGAAGCCGAGTCCCTCCTCCAAGACATCGTTAATGACGCCGACGCCTCTCCGGACCAATTTGTCGCCCGGGCTCGCTCGCTCACCGATGACTCCGAGTTCCGCATCCCAGAAGACGACCCGGAACTGCGCGCCACGGCCGAGCGCCTCCTTCAGCGGGCCCTCCAGCTCGATCCAGAACACGAGGATGCACTCGCGATGCTCGGCGACCTGAAGTACGAGACGGGTGAATACAAACGGGCTGCAGAATTGCTTGAGCGCGCCCTTCAGAAGAACCCGCGTTCGCCCGATCGGTGGACCCGCGCAGCTGCTGCTCTTCTGCATGCGGGCCAGGCACGCCAGGCTGCGGATGTCGCAGACGAGGGGTTGCTACTCTTTCCCGGTCGTGCGTCCCTTCTCCGGATATCAGCCTATGCTGCGATGCAAGTCGGACAAAATAGCGTCGCCGCCTCTCGATTTCAGCAGGCGATCGACGCGCTGGATCCCGATCAGAGTGAGATTCGAAGTCAGCTGAACGGCGCCCTCGGCCTCATCTACACACGAATGAAGCAGTTTTCGAAGTCCGACGCAGCCTATGCGCGGGCCCTGGACGCAAATCCGGAGTATGCAGACGCAGCAAACAATTACGCCTACAGTCTCGCGGATCGGGGCGTCCATCTCGACCGTGCGCTGCGTCTCGCCAAACGAGCGGTACGGATCGACAGCACAAACGCATCTTATATCGATACGCTCGGCTGGATCTACTACAAAAAGGGCGACCTTGAAAAGGCTCAATCCACGCTGCAAGAAGCCCTGCGTACGGGGGCGGCGTCTGCATCCGTGTACGAGCATTTTGGCGACGTGTCGCAGGCCCTCGGTGATGCAAAGGCTGCACGTGAGTACTGGAAACAGGCTCTCCAACGCGCACCCGATCGTGATCGCGTGCAGGAGAAGCTGAACGCGCTCCAGGACGACTGA
- a CDS encoding murein hydrolase activator EnvC family protein, with the protein MRYAVTALVLLCVVGRANGQNIADERKNTQQRLEALKGQIESDEKRLQETTREEQATVDRLEQIRREIALREELVSTYEQRMGQLRQERSDLRDTLDVLEGQLDELRNEYRAHAVHAYKYGRLHDVALILASKSVSQMLVRVRYLRRFAEQRRAQQSAIQSAAQQFNERQRELDASQRKTERLLAEARQERQNLSQLQKDRRQVVAELRNQRSELREEIDRKERAARELEQQIRELVARAEARERRDRVSGATSAPARAADYARLSATFQQNRGSLPWPTDGAVTEGFGNRVDPVHGTETYHPGILIATNPEESVRAVFEGVVTGIDFVPGYGTYLVIRHGDYLSVYSNFSTLFVAQGDRVDTGEVIGRSGTSNEPRGAGLFFAVFDKKKNQSVDPVGWLGNR; encoded by the coding sequence ATGCGCTACGCTGTCACCGCCCTTGTCCTGTTGTGCGTTGTGGGTCGGGCGAACGGCCAGAACATCGCGGACGAGCGAAAGAATACCCAGCAGCGATTGGAAGCCCTCAAAGGCCAGATCGAGAGCGACGAGAAGCGGCTCCAGGAGACGACCCGAGAAGAACAAGCGACCGTCGATCGACTGGAGCAGATCCGGCGCGAAATCGCACTCCGTGAGGAGCTTGTGTCGACGTACGAGCAGCGCATGGGACAGCTGCGCCAGGAGCGAAGCGACCTTCGGGACACGCTCGACGTTCTAGAGGGACAACTCGACGAGCTTCGGAATGAATACCGGGCGCATGCGGTTCACGCCTATAAATACGGGCGGCTACATGACGTTGCCCTGATTCTGGCATCGAAGTCCGTGAGCCAGATGCTCGTTCGTGTTCGGTACCTGCGCCGGTTCGCAGAGCAGCGACGCGCACAACAGTCTGCCATCCAGTCGGCAGCACAGCAGTTTAACGAGCGACAGCGGGAACTCGACGCCTCTCAGCGCAAAACCGAACGACTCCTCGCGGAAGCTCGCCAGGAGCGACAGAACCTCAGCCAGCTTCAAAAGGACCGCCGGCAGGTCGTCGCCGAACTCCGCAATCAGCGGTCGGAATTACGAGAAGAGATCGATCGAAAAGAGCGAGCGGCACGTGAACTTGAACAGCAGATTCGAGAGCTCGTGGCACGTGCGGAAGCTCGTGAGCGTCGGGACCGTGTATCCGGCGCCACCTCTGCCCCCGCCCGCGCGGCGGACTACGCCCGGCTTTCCGCGACCTTCCAGCAAAACCGCGGATCGCTCCCCTGGCCCACGGACGGCGCAGTCACGGAAGGATTTGGCAACCGAGTCGACCCGGTTCACGGCACGGAGACCTATCACCCGGGCATTCTCATCGCCACGAATCCGGAGGAGTCCGTTCGTGCCGTTTTTGAGGGCGTCGTCACCGGCATCGACTTTGTGCCCGGTTACGGCACCTATCTCGTCATCCGCCATGGCGATTATCTGTCCGTCTACAGCAACTTCTCCACCCTTTTCGTCGCCCAGGGCGACCGCGTCGATACCGGCGAGGTCATCGGACGATCAGGCACCTCAAACGAGCCGCGTGGAGCAGGACTCTTCTTTGCCGTCTTTGACAAGAAGAAAAACCAAAGCGTCGACCCGGTTGGCTGGCTCGGGAATCGATAG
- a CDS encoding ferredoxin has translation MSEETRERTISGVTVKIDRALCIGSGNCTNLAPEIFEIDDQNLVDFQDETPDIDQGRLVESCAICPVDALIVEDEDGEQIVP, from the coding sequence ATGAGCGAAGAGACAAGAGAACGCACGATCAGTGGCGTTACGGTAAAGATTGACCGCGCCCTGTGCATCGGTTCCGGCAATTGCACGAACCTCGCGCCGGAGATTTTCGAGATTGACGACCAGAACCTCGTCGACTTTCAGGACGAGACCCCGGATATCGATCAGGGCCGACTGGTGGAATCATGCGCCATTTGCCCGGTCGATGCTCTGATCGTTGAAGACGAAGACGGCGAGCAGATTGTGCCCTAG
- a CDS encoding DUF4292 domain-containing protein, translating to MASRLSIPRLLVIAVVAALAVAGCSGSKSATSTSGMPEAFPNHSAQQIHRLIEGQTDTLSAFQARARMTVRSPRRSGTFNAEVRQSRNDSLWMRMSRFGFEGARVLVTRDSFFVHNRMENQMMVGTVDEAQSLLAAPVTAEEAFSNMLGLISPSPSVNWNVGADSLNYYLTSPSGRTTYTIDPVNWRVIRYARMSDDGDILEERMFGNFKTIDGVPIPQQVVFRNRPEKAMAMLTYESMHLDPENLSFDFNVPAGTPRVYLPTSSR from the coding sequence ATGGCTTCACGTCTTTCGATACCGCGTCTTTTGGTCATTGCCGTTGTTGCGGCGCTTGCTGTCGCCGGTTGCTCGGGCTCAAAGTCGGCCACATCGACATCAGGAATGCCGGAGGCGTTTCCGAACCATTCGGCTCAGCAGATCCACCGTCTGATCGAAGGTCAAACCGACACGCTCTCGGCGTTTCAGGCTCGCGCTCGCATGACGGTCCGCTCTCCGCGACGATCCGGGACGTTCAATGCGGAAGTGCGACAGAGCCGAAACGACTCGCTGTGGATGCGAATGAGCCGCTTTGGATTTGAGGGGGCACGTGTCCTCGTGACACGAGACAGCTTCTTCGTGCACAATCGGATGGAAAACCAGATGATGGTGGGCACCGTCGACGAAGCACAGTCCCTGCTCGCCGCTCCTGTTACGGCGGAGGAGGCGTTTTCCAACATGCTCGGCCTCATTTCGCCGAGCCCGAGTGTGAACTGGAACGTGGGTGCAGACTCCCTGAACTATTATCTCACATCGCCCAGCGGTCGTACCACATATACGATCGACCCGGTAAACTGGCGTGTGATCCGGTATGCCCGTATGTCAGACGATGGCGACATTCTGGAAGAGCGCATGTTCGGGAATTTCAAGACCATCGATGGTGTCCCGATTCCACAGCAGGTCGTCTTCCGCAACCGCCCCGAGAAGGCGATGGCCATGCTGACATACGAGTCGATGCACCTCGATCCCGAGAATCTATCGTTTGACTTCAACGTACCCGCTGGAACGCCAAGGGTGTATCTTCCGACCTCCAGCCGATAA